One genomic window of Candidatus Neomarinimicrobiota bacterium includes the following:
- a CDS encoding glyoxalase — MTILYVSDQKAARVFYQSVLQTKPTLDVPGMTEFRIGNGLVLGLMPISGVKQLLGDEVIQEHEPTTPRAELYFIVDDAKRYLDRAIQSGAKPLVDVAVQDWGDRAGYCLDPDKHVLAFAESSK; from the coding sequence ATGACCATCCTTTATGTTTCTGACCAGAAAGCAGCCAGGGTGTTCTATCAATCCGTCCTTCAAACCAAGCCAACCCTTGATGTGCCTGGAATGACGGAATTTCGAATAGGGAATGGATTGGTTTTGGGCCTGATGCCTATCTCTGGTGTTAAACAGCTTTTAGGAGACGAGGTCATTCAGGAACATGAACCCACCACTCCACGAGCTGAGTTGTATTTTATAGTTGATGATGCAAAGCGCTATTTGGATCGGGCGATACAATCCGGCGCAAAACCTCTAGTAGATGTGGCAGTGCAGGATTGGGGTGATCGAGCAGGCTATTGCCTGGACCCGGATAAACATGTGTTGGCTTTCGCAGAATCGTCAAAATAG